Proteins found in one Alphaproteobacteria bacterium genomic segment:
- a CDS encoding HAD-IC family P-type ATPase yields the protein MNPMVFKVQGMRCAGCVTKIEKHLSTLPLVESVNVNFIENKVTLYLKNKSLTPWKIIEAIRKLGFEATLDENADQTNSQYQLRKNFYELIFSFLFMVILVAPMIMDWMGFNFMWPGWFQLILVLPVQFWIGRSFYKGAWFSLKNRMFTMDTLIVLGTTAAFGLSLYNLIVMMIHAQHITHLYFESSAVIITFVLLGKYIEQKSLKQSDDAVQSLIQLQPNKVEVKRHNELVTISLQELKINEEIYIKAGSHIPVDGTIIEGQSDIHEAMLTGENLPVLKKIGDKVMAGTLNGFGHLTVKVDAIQEGTRLFNIIKLVTEARQQKIPIQRLIDRLSAFFVPVIIFIALGTFLGWWAYNGNVDQALINAISVLIIACPCSLGLATPVIF from the coding sequence ATGAATCCAATGGTTTTTAAAGTACAAGGAATGCGTTGTGCTGGATGTGTTACCAAGATAGAGAAACATTTATCAACATTGCCTTTGGTTGAATCAGTAAACGTAAATTTTATAGAAAATAAGGTAACATTATATCTTAAAAATAAATCATTAACACCTTGGAAAATTATAGAAGCTATACGAAAGCTTGGTTTTGAAGCCACGTTAGATGAAAATGCTGATCAAACAAATTCCCAATATCAATTACGTAAAAATTTTTATGAGTTAATTTTTAGCTTTTTATTCATGGTGATACTGGTGGCCCCCATGATTATGGATTGGATGGGCTTTAATTTTATGTGGCCTGGTTGGTTTCAATTGATATTGGTATTACCAGTTCAGTTTTGGATAGGACGTTCTTTTTATAAAGGGGCATGGTTTTCCTTAAAAAATAGAATGTTTACAATGGATACATTGATTGTACTTGGTACGACAGCTGCTTTTGGGCTAAGCTTGTATAATTTAATTGTTATGATGATACATGCACAGCACATAACGCATTTATATTTTGAATCGTCAGCTGTTATTATAACCTTTGTTCTTTTAGGTAAATATATTGAGCAAAAATCATTGAAACAAAGTGATGATGCCGTACAATCTTTAATACAATTACAACCGAATAAAGTAGAAGTTAAACGTCACAATGAACTTGTAACAATTTCTTTGCAAGAATTAAAAATTAATGAAGAAATTTATATTAAAGCAGGAAGCCATATTCCTGTGGATGGAACCATTATTGAAGGCCAAAGTGACATTCATGAAGCTATGCTTACGGGTGAAAATCTTCCTGTTTTAAAAAAAATAGGGGACAAGGTCATGGCAGGGACATTGAATGGATTTGGCCATTTAACTGTTAAAGTTGATGCCATTCAAGAAGGGACAAGATTATTTAATATTATTAAACTTGTGACAGAGGCACGTCAGCAAAAAATTCCTATCCAAAGATTAATTGATCGGTTAAGTGCATTTTTTGTGCCCGTAATTATTTTTATTGCTCTTGGTACATTTTTGGGGTGGTGGGCATATAATGGGAATGTTGACCAAGCACTTATTAATGCAATTTCTGTTTTAATTATTGCCTGTCCTTGTTCTTTGGGTCTGGCAACGCCCGTTATATTTT
- a CDS encoding multicopper oxidase family protein, which yields MSFISRRTLLKLGITSYIGTKLFHPLYAQTSNPTYLNIDYKTLEIKGKAAKLYGLFQNNGKEGLFLKQNDGFNIHLTNKIEEPSLIHWHGLTPPAALDGVPHLYQDPLLLNQTYQYSFPLKKSGTNWMHSHMGMQEQSLLAAPLIIYDDKDPYKNVQEIIYMIHDFSYKKPEELLHTLHQQSPTNHQHHQSVMDLHDIAYDAHLVNDRTLDDPQIVPIDKGDVIRLRIINAASSTNYFIDLGSLTATLIAVDGISIVPLKGKIFPLAMAQRLDLIIHLPREEGSYPILARLEGQPTQTGLILKSKSSYIKKIPETNNKPADIVGIQLEQNLKALNSLVVFSDHKTNTAYFTIKLIGDMAPYNWGFDIYNHQTKDNNFHVTHNDWVEIFLSNQSMMSHPIHLHGHHFQILEINEKKIQGAVRDTILVPAGQNITIGFHANNPGVWAFHCHHLYHMVSGMMTHLKYI from the coding sequence ATGTCTTTTATTTCACGCAGAACTTTATTAAAATTAGGGATAACAAGCTATATTGGAACTAAGCTGTTTCATCCCCTATATGCACAAACTTCCAACCCTACCTATTTAAATATAGATTATAAAACCCTTGAAATTAAGGGTAAAGCAGCAAAACTGTATGGTCTTTTCCAAAATAACGGAAAAGAAGGATTGTTTTTAAAACAAAACGACGGATTCAATATCCATTTAACAAACAAAATTGAAGAGCCCAGTCTTATTCATTGGCATGGATTAACACCCCCTGCAGCTTTGGACGGGGTCCCCCATCTTTATCAAGATCCACTTTTGCTGAACCAAACTTATCAATATTCTTTCCCTTTAAAAAAATCGGGCACAAATTGGATGCATTCGCATATGGGTATGCAAGAACAATCTTTATTAGCAGCCCCTTTAATTATATATGATGACAAAGATCCCTATAAAAATGTACAAGAAATAATTTACATGATTCATGATTTTAGCTACAAAAAACCTGAAGAACTTTTACACACATTACACCAGCAATCCCCAACCAACCATCAGCATCATCAAAGTGTCATGGATTTACATGATATTGCTTATGATGCCCATTTAGTTAACGATAGAACATTAGATGACCCCCAAATTGTTCCAATTGATAAAGGTGATGTTATTCGCTTACGAATAATTAATGCAGCTTCTTCAACAAATTATTTTATTGATTTAGGATCACTGACAGCAACATTAATTGCAGTTGATGGAATTTCTATTGTACCTTTAAAAGGTAAAATATTCCCGCTTGCTATGGCCCAACGTCTGGATTTAATCATCCATTTACCTAGAGAAGAAGGTAGCTATCCCATCTTGGCAAGATTAGAAGGACAACCAACCCAAACAGGTCTAATTTTAAAGAGCAAATCAAGTTATATCAAAAAAATCCCAGAAACCAATAATAAACCTGCTGATATTGTTGGCATCCAATTAGAACAAAATTTAAAAGCTCTTAATTCTCTAGTCGTTTTTTCTGATCATAAAACTAATACCGCATATTTTACTATTAAATTAATTGGGGACATGGCCCCTTATAATTGGGGATTTGATATCTATAACCACCAAACAAAAGATAATAATTTTCATGTTACACACAATGATTGGGTAGAAATCTTTTTATCCAATCAATCTATGATGTCACATCCTATTCATCTTCATGGTCATCATTTTCAAATATTAGAAATTAATGAAAAGAAAATCCAAGGTGCTGTAAGAGATACAATTTTAGTACCGGCAGGACAAAATATTACCATAG